One Nocardia iowensis DNA window includes the following coding sequences:
- a CDS encoding TetR/AcrR family transcriptional regulator, producing MAAATRTYGGVTAVERRAVRRAALLEAALDLFCEGGWSQVSKRAVCARARLNDRYFYEHFTDRDALIEAMAEELTAHGLEAVVTATMHAPPDLRVRVKAAADAALDYVIADPRRGQLLVGSYTVDVLQRARQASIRTIAAALAAMTRDVLGESAPAELDTEMAAFTLVSGTMELVAAWVRGEFDTGRAHLAELIAAMLLSGTNFANTLGSSSATDASSQ from the coding sequence ATGGCAGCAGCGACACGCACCTACGGCGGAGTGACCGCAGTCGAACGCCGTGCCGTTCGCCGCGCCGCACTGCTCGAGGCCGCCTTGGACCTGTTCTGCGAGGGCGGCTGGAGCCAGGTCTCCAAGCGCGCCGTGTGTGCCCGCGCCCGCCTCAACGATCGCTATTTCTACGAACACTTCACTGATCGCGACGCGCTGATCGAGGCGATGGCCGAAGAGCTCACGGCCCATGGCCTGGAAGCCGTCGTCACCGCGACCATGCACGCACCGCCGGACCTACGAGTCCGAGTCAAGGCCGCCGCCGATGCCGCGCTCGATTACGTGATCGCCGACCCACGCCGCGGCCAACTACTCGTGGGCTCCTACACAGTCGATGTCCTGCAACGCGCTCGGCAAGCCAGCATCCGCACGATCGCCGCCGCCCTGGCGGCGATGACGCGTGACGTTCTGGGCGAGTCGGCTCCGGCCGAATTGGACACCGAGATGGCGGCGTTCACGCTTGTCAGCGGAACCATGGAGCTGGTCGCTGCGTGGGTGCGCGGAGAATTCGACACCGGTCGCGCGCATCTTGCCGAACTCATCGCCGCGATGCTGTTGTCCGGCACCAACTTCGCCAACACCCTGGGTAGCTCCAGTGCTACCGACGCGAGCTCGCAGTAA
- a CDS encoding TIGR03621 family F420-dependent LLM class oxidoreductase, with translation MNAPIKFSMTANVIEVGTWPEFARGCEQDGFDALMVPDHPGSFASPFVALAAAATATDTIRLGTNVVNAGMWEPYLLAGEVATLDLVSGGRALFGIGAGHTPAEWTMQGRAHPSAAARVDRMIEVTDTTRRLLAGETVTFDGDHVRLRDAVLTRPRPVQEQIPLLVGGSGPRVVRYAATTADIVGFSGLGRTLPDGRNHETRWGRDQIDAQVEVVRDTAAKAGRDPAFEALVQHVEITDDAEAACARFAEDIPTTSAAELLSAPYVLIGTVDELVTELREHQKRWGFNRFVMRAPARAAGAQLLAALG, from the coding sequence ATGAACGCTCCGATCAAGTTCTCGATGACCGCCAATGTGATCGAGGTCGGCACCTGGCCGGAATTCGCCCGAGGGTGCGAGCAGGACGGCTTCGACGCCCTCATGGTTCCGGACCATCCCGGCTCGTTCGCTTCGCCGTTCGTTGCCCTCGCCGCGGCGGCGACGGCGACCGACACGATCCGGCTCGGGACCAATGTGGTGAATGCCGGGATGTGGGAGCCGTACCTGCTCGCCGGCGAGGTCGCCACGCTCGACCTCGTCTCGGGTGGCCGGGCGCTGTTCGGCATCGGCGCCGGGCACACTCCGGCGGAATGGACGATGCAGGGACGTGCGCATCCGTCGGCCGCCGCGCGGGTCGACCGGATGATCGAAGTCACCGACACCACTCGGCGACTGCTCGCCGGTGAAACCGTGACCTTCGACGGGGACCACGTGCGACTGCGGGACGCCGTGCTGACCCGGCCCCGGCCGGTGCAGGAGCAGATTCCGCTGCTGGTGGGCGGCAGCGGGCCTCGGGTGGTTCGCTATGCCGCCACGACCGCGGATATCGTCGGGTTCTCCGGGCTCGGGCGGACACTGCCCGACGGGCGTAACCACGAAACCCGTTGGGGCCGCGACCAGATCGACGCACAGGTGGAGGTGGTGCGCGATACCGCGGCCAAGGCGGGGCGCGATCCCGCGTTCGAGGCACTGGTGCAGCATGTGGAGATCACCGATGACGCCGAGGCCGCCTGTGCCCGCTTCGCCGAGGATATTCCGACCACCAGCGCCGCCGAGTTGCTCAGCGCGCCTTACGTGTTGATCGGCACGGTAGACGAACTGGTCACCGAACTTCGCGAGCACCAGAAGCGTTGGGGGTTCAATCGATTCGTCATGCGCGCCCCCGCCCGCGCGGCCGGTGCGCAACTCCTCGCCGCGCTCGGCTGA
- a CDS encoding oxygenase MpaB family protein, whose protein sequence is MTCPVQQSAGSGQLTAPAPSSAAVSWPDGDDIADRFERFAGTVYIAFFAAGLFDQAMLPEVSAALENTGRIRNAPWGRALRTAASDQIAFSGQDADRRAEMRRLKELHRDVKGVGANGVRYSALMPESWNWILISTFFVHSGAFVAVTGHRLSPAEDQAIWDRYRQLTEELQLPGRSRLVESYPELCAYYDRMVAEKLATTATLENATDIVLRPPLPDFLPVAATPLWKLVGPVAGHVGYVLGFGIMHPGVRALTPVRWSRRHDLEFAVLTRSLRLANRLVPEAITQTPLTRNRRRYAQLMKQYRGIGLTSFAADKVAASR, encoded by the coding sequence ATGACATGCCCCGTGCAGCAATCGGCCGGATCTGGCCAGCTGACCGCACCCGCGCCGTCGTCCGCAGCAGTTTCCTGGCCGGACGGTGACGACATCGCGGACCGCTTCGAACGGTTCGCCGGAACGGTGTACATCGCGTTCTTCGCGGCGGGCCTGTTCGATCAGGCGATGCTGCCGGAAGTTTCGGCGGCCCTGGAGAACACCGGCCGCATCCGCAACGCGCCTTGGGGCCGTGCCTTGCGCACCGCGGCCTCGGATCAGATCGCCTTCTCGGGGCAGGACGCCGACCGGCGCGCGGAGATGCGGCGACTCAAGGAACTGCATCGCGATGTCAAAGGTGTCGGCGCCAACGGGGTCCGCTACAGCGCGCTGATGCCCGAGTCCTGGAACTGGATCTTGATCAGCACCTTCTTCGTGCACAGCGGCGCCTTTGTCGCGGTGACGGGTCATCGGCTGAGTCCTGCTGAGGATCAGGCGATTTGGGACCGGTACCGGCAGCTGACCGAGGAATTGCAGCTACCCGGCCGTTCCCGACTGGTCGAGAGCTATCCCGAACTGTGCGCTTACTACGACCGCATGGTCGCCGAGAAGTTGGCAACCACCGCCACGCTCGAGAACGCCACCGACATCGTCTTGCGGCCGCCGTTGCCCGACTTCCTGCCGGTCGCCGCGACACCGCTGTGGAAGTTGGTCGGGCCGGTTGCCGGACACGTCGGCTACGTCCTCGGCTTCGGCATCATGCATCCGGGAGTGCGGGCACTGACGCCGGTGCGCTGGAGCAGGCGTCACGACCTGGAATTCGCCGTTCTGACCAGGTCGCTTCGGCTCGCGAATCGGTTGGTGCCCGAAGCGATCACCCAGACGCCACTGACTCGCAATCGACGTCGATACGCCCAGCTCATGAAGCAGTATCGGGGGATAGGTTTGACGTCTTTTGCTGCCGACAAGGTCGCCGCTAGCCGCTGA
- a CDS encoding glycosyltransferase 87 family protein, which translates to MILLFTTVDPWLERAGILDGGLDVHVYRDGAWRILHGLPLYTEPTIAGLLYTYTPFSTIAFIPITRIPWLYVADTWLVLNLIAMFGCVLISWRILGYRINARLAVVSALLALTCAFIEPVRTTLFYGQINLMLMLLVLWDFSRPDRSKLRGLGVGVAAGIKLVPGYFVVQFLALRQWRSACTAVAVFIASIVLAWIVLPADSRQYWTSTFFQSNRIADDMHPSNQSIRGAIAHLTHHPAPVWLWLLIAGSVALASLAVTIGLYRRGEQLLAVTLAGLTACAVSPFSWDHHWVWFVPLFVYLLHRAQSQPWWWLASAALFVSIGAWTWEYSPDYVVVGLFLFPPWWPVAQVLINSFVIVYAAVLGGSAVFLFRLRREGAERTDEVRAAA; encoded by the coding sequence GTGATCCTGCTGTTCACCACGGTCGATCCGTGGCTGGAACGGGCAGGCATCCTGGACGGCGGGCTCGACGTGCACGTGTATCGGGACGGCGCGTGGCGCATCCTGCACGGACTGCCGCTCTATACCGAGCCGACCATCGCTGGGCTTCTGTACACCTACACGCCCTTCTCCACTATCGCGTTCATCCCCATCACGCGAATTCCGTGGTTATATGTCGCCGACACCTGGCTGGTGCTGAACCTGATCGCCATGTTCGGGTGCGTCCTGATCAGCTGGCGCATCCTCGGGTACCGGATCAACGCCAGACTGGCCGTCGTCAGCGCCCTACTGGCGCTCACCTGCGCGTTCATCGAGCCCGTCCGGACAACGCTGTTCTACGGCCAGATCAACCTGATGCTGATGCTGCTGGTGCTGTGGGACTTCTCCCGGCCCGACCGCAGCAAGCTGCGCGGCCTCGGCGTCGGGGTGGCGGCGGGCATCAAGCTCGTCCCTGGCTACTTCGTCGTGCAATTCCTCGCGTTGCGGCAGTGGCGGTCCGCGTGCACCGCCGTGGCGGTGTTCATCGCGTCCATCGTCCTCGCCTGGATCGTGCTGCCCGCCGATTCCCGGCAGTACTGGACCTCGACGTTCTTCCAGTCCAATCGGATCGCGGACGATATGCACCCGTCCAATCAATCCATCCGCGGCGCCATCGCGCACCTGACCCATCACCCGGCGCCGGTGTGGCTGTGGCTGCTCATCGCGGGCTCCGTCGCGCTGGCGAGTCTGGCCGTCACCATCGGCCTGTATCGGCGTGGCGAACAGCTCCTCGCGGTCACCCTCGCCGGCCTCACCGCCTGCGCGGTCTCGCCGTTCTCCTGGGACCACCACTGGGTGTGGTTCGTTCCCCTGTTCGTCTATCTACTGCACAGGGCGCAGTCGCAGCCGTGGTGGTGGCTTGCCTCGGCCGCGCTCTTCGTCTCGATCGGCGCGTGGACGTGGGAATACAGCCCGGACTACGTTGTCGTCGGGCTGTTCCTGTTCCCGCCGTGGTGGCCGGTCGCCCAGGTCCTGATCAACAGCTTCGTCATCGTCTACGCCGCTGTCCTGGGTGGCTCGGCGGTATTCCTGTTTCGCCTCCGGCGCGAAGGCGCCGAACGCACCGACGAGGTGCGCGCGGCGGCCTGA
- a CDS encoding MMPL family transporter, with protein sequence MFARWGDLVYRLRFAVIGIVAAGLLGLGGYGYDLGNHLGASGFDDPTSESSLAARISDDAFGRDHLADVIVLYTAPPGVRLDDPAFSGKIIDNLNNLRRKHPDQIDKINGSYWTTDAGPGQPAAFGKPDKNRAFASIAIKGDNDTDTVNNYRAVQGAFDIPDVDVQVAGLQPLAGALTDTLADDIHRMELLAFPLVAILLFFVFGGLVAAALPLIIGVLTIISANGIVRFITEFTDVNSFVSSVVSMVGVGLAIDYGLFIVSRFREELAEGYDTRIAVRRTVMTAGRTVVFSAAMIVISLGGMLFFPQGFLRSLAYGSIATVSIAALSAITILPAVLSILGPRVDMLGMKRFLRTKTAEEVENGFWGRTTRWVMKHPLKIAIPICIGLLILITPVKNIAFGTFSETYLPPDNPTRIAQEEFDETFPLRKPDPVRLVFITETDNRTAIGAALNEANRAPGLVQLAQGTSAQFHSPVPSTKRPGVFRTAAPLTNPKDANETIDYLRAIDLPDDVTMLVGGTPAFQKDTIDGLLGRIPFMVVVVLFLTTLLMFLTFGSLVLPLKAVLMSILGLGSTLGILTLIFVVGHGADLLNFTPQPIQAVVLVLIIAIVYGLSTDYEVFLLSRMVEARNKGATTTEAIRIGTAHTGGIITAAALILLVVTGAFAFSDLVMMKYIAYGMIAALFIDATILRMLLVPAVMKLLGDDCWWAPAWMQRVQKRVGLSEPILADEHAATRNMPDLIETTPITDPVTLTLPIVTEEKQRR encoded by the coding sequence CTCACTCGCCGCGCGTATCTCCGACGACGCGTTCGGCCGCGACCACCTAGCCGACGTGATCGTGCTCTACACCGCTCCCCCCGGCGTGCGACTCGACGATCCGGCGTTCAGCGGCAAGATCATCGACAATCTCAACAACCTGCGGCGCAAGCACCCCGACCAGATCGACAAGATCAACGGCTCCTACTGGACGACCGATGCCGGTCCAGGACAACCGGCCGCCTTCGGCAAACCCGACAAGAATCGAGCCTTCGCCTCCATCGCCATCAAGGGCGACAACGACACCGACACGGTCAACAACTACCGCGCCGTGCAGGGGGCCTTCGATATCCCCGACGTCGACGTCCAGGTCGCGGGCCTCCAGCCGTTGGCAGGCGCACTCACCGACACCCTCGCCGACGATATCCACCGCATGGAGCTGCTCGCCTTCCCCCTCGTCGCGATCCTGCTGTTCTTCGTCTTCGGCGGTCTCGTCGCCGCGGCGCTGCCATTGATCATCGGCGTCCTCACGATCATCAGCGCCAACGGGATCGTCCGATTCATCACCGAGTTCACCGACGTCAACTCGTTCGTCTCCAGCGTCGTCTCGATGGTCGGCGTCGGACTCGCGATCGACTACGGCCTGTTCATCGTCAGCCGCTTCCGCGAAGAACTAGCCGAGGGCTACGACACCCGCATCGCGGTACGCCGCACCGTGATGACCGCCGGACGCACTGTGGTCTTCTCCGCGGCCATGATCGTCATCAGCCTCGGCGGCATGCTGTTCTTCCCCCAGGGCTTCCTCCGATCGCTGGCCTACGGCTCGATCGCCACGGTCTCCATCGCCGCGCTGTCGGCCATCACCATTCTGCCCGCCGTCCTCAGCATCCTCGGGCCGCGCGTCGACATGCTCGGGATGAAACGTTTCCTCCGGACCAAGACCGCCGAGGAAGTCGAAAACGGCTTCTGGGGCCGCACCACCCGATGGGTGATGAAGCATCCGTTGAAGATCGCCATCCCCATCTGTATCGGACTGCTGATCCTCATCACCCCGGTCAAGAACATCGCCTTCGGTACGTTCAGCGAAACCTATCTACCGCCGGACAACCCGACCCGGATAGCCCAAGAGGAGTTCGACGAAACCTTCCCGCTCCGCAAGCCCGACCCCGTGCGGCTCGTGTTCATCACCGAGACCGACAATCGCACGGCCATCGGCGCGGCCCTCAACGAGGCAAACCGAGCGCCCGGGCTCGTCCAGTTGGCACAGGGAACATCGGCGCAGTTCCACTCCCCGGTACCTTCGACCAAGCGGCCTGGCGTCTTCCGCACGGCGGCGCCGCTGACCAATCCCAAGGACGCCAACGAGACAATCGACTATCTACGCGCGATCGACTTGCCCGACGACGTCACCATGCTGGTCGGTGGCACGCCCGCGTTCCAGAAGGACACGATCGACGGACTCTTGGGCCGCATTCCGTTCATGGTCGTCGTGGTCCTGTTCCTCACCACGCTGCTCATGTTCCTGACCTTCGGATCGCTCGTGCTGCCGCTCAAAGCCGTCCTGATGAGCATCCTCGGCCTCGGCTCGACGCTCGGCATCCTGACCCTCATCTTCGTCGTCGGCCACGGCGCGGATCTGCTCAATTTCACGCCGCAGCCGATCCAAGCGGTCGTCCTCGTCTTGATCATCGCCATCGTCTACGGCCTGTCCACCGACTACGAGGTATTCCTGTTGTCCCGCATGGTCGAAGCCCGCAACAAGGGCGCGACCACCACCGAGGCCATCCGCATCGGCACCGCGCACACCGGCGGCATCATCACCGCCGCGGCGCTCATCCTGCTCGTCGTCACCGGCGCCTTCGCCTTTTCCGATCTGGTGATGATGAAGTACATCGCCTACGGCATGATCGCCGCACTGTTCATCGACGCCACCATCCTGCGGATGCTGCTCGTCCCCGCCGTCATGAAACTGCTCGGCGACGACTGCTGGTGGGCACCCGCCTGGATGCAGCGCGTGCAGAAACGCGTCGGACTCAGCGAACCGATTCTCGCCGACGAACACGCCGCCACCCGCAACATGCCCGACCTCATCGAAACCACACCCATCACCGACCCGGTCACCTTGACCCTCCCGATCGTCACCGAGGAGAAGCAGCGGCGCTGA
- a CDS encoding GMC oxidoreductase has product MDQRATDFDVLIVGSGFGGSVTALRLVEKGYRVGVLEAGQRFADDELPKTSWELKKFLWAPKLGCYGIQRIHLLRDVLILGGAGVGGGSLNYANTLYVPPEPFFRDAQWRDITDWRDELAPYYERAQKMLGVVRNPHMTPADEVFKQVADDLGVGDTFVQTPVGVFFGEPGKTVPDPYFGGVGPERTGCVECGDCMVGCKYGAKNTLVKNYLYLAEQAGAEVIPMTTVTELRPHPDGTWDVSTARTGAWVRKQPKTYTAANVVLAAGTRGTQKLLFAMRDKGNLPELSARLGQLTRTNSESIVGAATKKVTPGVDFTKGVAITSSIHPTPDTHIEPVRYGKGSNAMGLLQTLMVDGGGRIPRWLRFLGILLRHPMDLISFLSTKNWSERTIISLVMQHLDNSITTYTKRGLFGRKLTSKQGHGEPNPTWIPVGNDVTRRVAAKIGGIAGGSWGEIFNIPLTAHFLGGAVIGADPEHGVIDGYHRVFGYPTLSVVDGAAVSANLGVNPSLTITAQAERAAAYWPNKGEADIRPPLGAGYQRISPIAPVAPAVPANAPAALVLPIVEIRETPAAG; this is encoded by the coding sequence ATGGACCAGCGAGCAACGGATTTCGACGTCCTCATCGTCGGTTCTGGGTTCGGCGGCAGCGTCACCGCGCTCCGGCTGGTCGAGAAGGGCTACCGGGTCGGCGTCCTGGAAGCGGGTCAGCGGTTCGCCGACGACGAGCTGCCCAAGACCAGCTGGGAGCTGAAGAAGTTCCTCTGGGCACCGAAGCTCGGCTGCTATGGCATCCAGCGCATCCATCTGTTGCGCGACGTCCTCATCCTCGGCGGCGCCGGTGTCGGCGGCGGATCCCTGAACTACGCCAACACGCTGTACGTGCCGCCGGAGCCGTTCTTCCGGGACGCGCAGTGGCGCGACATCACCGACTGGCGCGACGAGCTCGCTCCGTACTACGAACGCGCGCAGAAGATGCTCGGCGTGGTGCGCAACCCGCACATGACTCCGGCCGACGAGGTGTTCAAGCAGGTCGCCGACGACCTCGGTGTCGGCGACACCTTCGTACAGACCCCGGTCGGCGTGTTCTTCGGCGAACCAGGAAAGACGGTGCCGGATCCGTACTTCGGTGGCGTCGGCCCCGAGCGCACCGGTTGCGTCGAATGCGGTGACTGCATGGTCGGCTGCAAATACGGCGCAAAGAACACGCTCGTGAAGAACTACCTCTACCTCGCGGAACAGGCCGGAGCTGAAGTCATTCCGATGACGACGGTCACCGAGCTGCGCCCGCACCCGGACGGCACCTGGGACGTGTCCACCGCCCGCACCGGAGCCTGGGTGCGCAAGCAGCCGAAGACCTACACCGCCGCGAACGTCGTGCTCGCGGCCGGTACTCGCGGCACCCAGAAGCTGCTGTTCGCCATGCGGGACAAGGGCAATCTGCCGGAGCTCTCGGCTCGGCTCGGCCAGCTGACCCGGACCAACTCCGAATCGATCGTCGGCGCGGCGACCAAGAAGGTCACCCCCGGTGTCGATTTCACCAAGGGTGTGGCGATCACCTCGTCCATCCACCCGACGCCGGACACGCATATCGAACCCGTCCGCTACGGCAAGGGCTCCAACGCCATGGGCCTGCTGCAGACGCTGATGGTGGACGGCGGCGGCCGAATTCCGCGCTGGCTGCGCTTCCTCGGCATTCTGCTGCGCCATCCGATGGACCTGATCAGCTTCCTGAGCACCAAGAACTGGAGCGAGCGCACCATCATCTCGCTGGTCATGCAGCACCTGGACAATTCGATCACCACCTACACCAAACGCGGGCTGTTCGGCCGCAAGCTGACCAGCAAACAGGGCCACGGCGAACCGAATCCGACCTGGATTCCGGTGGGCAACGATGTGACCCGCCGGGTGGCCGCCAAGATCGGCGGCATCGCGGGCGGCAGCTGGGGCGAGATCTTCAACATCCCGCTCACCGCCCACTTCCTCGGCGGCGCGGTGATCGGCGCCGACCCTGAGCACGGCGTAATCGACGGCTACCACCGCGTTTTCGGTTACCCGACGCTCAGCGTCGTCGACGGCGCGGCGGTCTCGGCGAACCTCGGCGTGAATCCGTCGTTGACCATCACCGCCCAGGCCGAGCGTGCCGCCGCCTACTGGCCGAACAAGGGTGAGGCGGACATCCGTCCCCCGCTCGGTGCGGGATATCAGCGCATCTCACCGATCGCCCCGGTCGCGCCCGCGGTACCCGCGAACGCGCCCGCGGCGCTGGTGCTGCCGATCGTGGAGATCCGGGAAACCCCCGCCGCAGGCTGA
- a CDS encoding TetR/AcrR family transcriptional regulator gives MPTTPRARARAQTMNDIVRIGREHLATGGAAALSLRAVARDLGVVSSAVYRYVSSRDELLTLLVVDGYNALGDEVDAALTEAPDDPIEQLRIVARTIRHWAHTEPARYGLLFGTPVPGYQAPADQTVAPGTRVITTLQTLFARAHQARLLEPPSPEPRVSPPLASSFARIRTEFGLELPDWLLARGITFWTSLFGAISADVFDMYGTDTFTDRNELFELQLDGLLDMLGYRPMP, from the coding sequence ATGCCGACGACGCCGCGGGCCCGAGCAAGGGCACAGACCATGAACGACATAGTCCGCATCGGCCGCGAACACCTGGCCACCGGCGGTGCCGCGGCCCTTTCGTTGCGCGCCGTCGCACGCGACCTCGGCGTCGTCTCCTCAGCGGTCTACCGGTACGTCAGCAGTCGTGACGAGCTACTCACCTTGCTGGTGGTGGACGGGTACAACGCACTCGGCGACGAGGTCGACGCCGCGCTCACCGAGGCCCCCGACGACCCGATCGAACAACTCCGCATCGTAGCCCGCACCATCCGCCACTGGGCGCACACCGAACCCGCCCGCTACGGACTGCTTTTCGGCACACCGGTCCCCGGCTACCAGGCGCCCGCCGACCAAACCGTCGCCCCCGGCACCCGGGTGATCACCACCTTGCAAACCCTGTTCGCCCGCGCCCACCAGGCCCGCCTGCTCGAACCACCCTCCCCGGAGCCCCGCGTATCCCCGCCCCTCGCAAGCAGTTTCGCCCGCATCCGCACCGAATTCGGTCTTGAACTCCCCGATTGGCTACTCGCCCGCGGAATCACCTTCTGGACCAGCCTATTCGGCGCGATAAGCGCCGACGTATTCGACATGTACGGCACCGACACCTTCACCGACCGCAACGAACTCTTCGAGCTCCAGCTCGACGGACTGCTGGACATGCTGGGCTACCGGCCCATGCCCTGA
- a CDS encoding family 1 glycosylhydrolase, translating to MRSQRRLLATLAATTAALIIGSTSTAAARPEPPAQVAPFGADFLWGVASSGYQSEGHVPDSNWSRYVAAGKTPDPYGDSIDFFTRYRSDIELAAQLGVRVYRIGIEWARVQPKPGEWDEGGLRFYDSVIDAITAAGMRPMLTLDHWVYPGWEVDRGGWRNPGIVDDWLANARKVVDRYAQHDPLWVTFNEPTVYIANELRKGGLSPIDVPAMHDRIAQAHNSIYDHIHAVQPGAMVTSNVAYLPGGEDLINKPLIDKISARLDYIGIDYYYGLTPDSLLTTPPDVEKLWTQPLHPEGIYYALEHYSRQFPGKPLYIVENGMPTENGAPRAEGYTRADNLRDTVYWLQRAKTDGVNLIGYNYWSLTDNYEWGSYSPRFGLYTVDALTDPTLTRKPTDAVPAYTAITRAGGVSPDYRPTRAPQPCSLVDAATSCLDPLTVPR from the coding sequence ATGCGATCACAGCGCCGTCTCTTGGCCACGCTGGCGGCTACCACCGCCGCGCTCATCATCGGAAGCACCAGCACCGCTGCCGCACGGCCGGAACCGCCGGCTCAGGTCGCGCCGTTCGGCGCGGACTTCCTCTGGGGTGTCGCGTCGTCGGGATACCAGTCGGAAGGGCATGTGCCCGACAGCAATTGGTCGCGCTACGTCGCGGCGGGGAAAACCCCTGACCCGTACGGTGATTCGATCGACTTCTTTACGCGCTACCGCTCGGATATCGAGCTGGCGGCACAGCTGGGCGTGCGGGTCTATCGGATCGGTATCGAATGGGCGCGGGTGCAACCGAAACCCGGCGAGTGGGACGAGGGCGGGCTGCGGTTCTACGACAGTGTCATCGACGCGATCACCGCGGCGGGCATGCGGCCGATGCTGACGCTGGATCATTGGGTGTATCCGGGGTGGGAAGTCGATCGCGGCGGCTGGCGCAACCCGGGGATCGTCGACGACTGGCTGGCCAATGCGCGTAAGGTCGTCGACCGCTACGCCCAGCACGATCCGCTGTGGGTCACCTTCAACGAGCCGACAGTCTATATCGCCAACGAACTGCGCAAGGGTGGACTGTCGCCGATCGACGTGCCTGCCATGCACGATCGAATCGCCCAGGCGCACAACAGCATCTACGACCACATCCACGCGGTCCAGCCGGGCGCCATGGTCACCAGCAATGTCGCCTACCTGCCCGGGGGCGAGGACCTGATCAACAAGCCACTCATCGACAAGATCAGCGCGCGACTCGATTACATCGGCATCGACTACTACTACGGCCTCACCCCCGATAGCCTCCTGACCACCCCACCTGACGTCGAGAAACTGTGGACGCAACCGCTACATCCGGAGGGCATCTACTACGCGCTGGAGCACTATTCCCGCCAGTTCCCTGGAAAACCGCTGTACATCGTCGAGAACGGCATGCCAACGGAGAACGGCGCGCCCCGCGCGGAAGGCTACACCCGCGCCGACAACCTGCGCGACACCGTCTACTGGCTGCAACGCGCCAAGACCGACGGCGTGAACCTCATCGGCTACAACTACTGGAGCCTCACCGACAACTACGAATGGGGTTCCTACTCCCCACGTTTCGGCCTGTACACCGTCGACGCCCTGACCGACCCCACCCTGACCCGCAAACCCACCGACGCCGTCCCCGCCTACACCGCGATAACCCGCGCAGGCGGTGTCTCCCCCGACTACCGACCCACCCGAGCCCCCCAACCCTGCTCCCTCGTCGACGCCGCCACCAGTTGCCTCGACCCGCTCACCGTGCCCCGCTGA
- a CDS encoding helix-turn-helix transcriptional regulator → MTDVLDVRAVRKARRAELGTFLKSRRAKISPDDVGLPPGPRRRTPGLRREEVAQLSGIGVTWYTWLEQGRQINVSVQVLDAVARTLALDDAERAHLYRLADVPTVPSPHSNTALPEEMQTILDHLAPLPAAVLSARYDLLAYNQSYAALCPGFLMGERNVARRVFLTPQCCNTYKHSWDDLRRMVAYLRGSYAKNLDDPSWQQFIEEMCTESADFAALWARNDVAVPANRIKQIRNLAIGELEMFITSMSLPAVAGAWVQIYTPADETHWAQLRRLLAMSPQEQREPWIEHRRQYHAEPAAV, encoded by the coding sequence ATGACCGATGTGCTCGATGTGCGGGCGGTGCGCAAAGCGCGGCGTGCGGAACTGGGAACCTTTCTGAAGTCGCGGCGGGCCAAGATCTCGCCGGATGATGTCGGGCTGCCACCCGGACCGCGCCGCCGGACACCTGGCCTGCGACGTGAGGAGGTCGCGCAGCTGTCCGGCATCGGCGTTACCTGGTACACCTGGCTCGAGCAGGGCCGCCAGATCAATGTCAGCGTGCAGGTACTCGACGCCGTGGCCAGGACGCTGGCGCTCGACGATGCCGAGCGCGCGCACCTCTACCGGCTGGCCGACGTGCCGACCGTGCCGAGTCCGCACTCGAACACCGCGCTGCCCGAGGAGATGCAAACCATCCTCGACCATTTGGCGCCACTGCCCGCGGCGGTGCTGAGCGCGCGGTACGACCTGCTTGCGTACAACCAGTCCTACGCGGCGCTGTGCCCGGGCTTCCTGATGGGGGAGCGCAATGTCGCGCGGCGGGTGTTCCTCACCCCGCAGTGCTGCAACACCTACAAGCACAGCTGGGATGACCTGCGCCGCATGGTCGCCTACCTGCGCGGCTCCTACGCCAAGAACCTCGACGACCCGAGCTGGCAACAGTTCATCGAGGAAATGTGTACCGAGAGCGCCGACTTCGCCGCCCTGTGGGCGCGCAACGATGTCGCGGTGCCGGCGAACCGGATCAAGCAGATCCGCAATCTGGCCATCGGCGAACTGGAAATGTTCATCACCAGCATGTCACTGCCCGCCGTAGCCGGTGCCTGGGTACAGATCTACACCCCGGCCGACGAAACGCACTGGGCACAACTGCGGCGGCTGCTCGCGATGAGCCCGCAAGAACAACGCGAGCCGTGGATCGAACACCGTCGCCAGTACCACGCTGAACCCGCGGCAGTGTGA